One segment of Polyangiaceae bacterium DNA contains the following:
- a CDS encoding pilin, which yields MERAYCSRVTRNGQSSASERCERGFTLVELMIVVAIVGVLAALGVFGFRKYLRAAAAAEVKAVIQGIRVSEEAIKAETFQYRGCSTSLTNWYPATPDDRKHHWDNGQVGNPVHDCWMELNVTTDGPVRFGYAVVAGIAPQPDAIPNIAYCTNWAAAHSTIDGPWFVVQAAGDQNADGIMSLFASSSATSEICVEPTHGDDE from the coding sequence ATGGAGCGTGCTTATTGCAGTCGCGTGACGCGAAATGGTCAAAGTTCTGCGAGCGAACGCTGCGAACGCGGGTTCACGCTCGTCGAGCTCATGATCGTGGTCGCGATCGTTGGAGTTCTTGCGGCGCTTGGAGTTTTTGGATTTCGCAAGTATCTCCGAGCTGCGGCGGCGGCGGAGGTCAAGGCGGTCATTCAGGGTATTCGAGTTTCGGAAGAGGCCATCAAAGCCGAAACTTTTCAGTATCGGGGCTGTTCGACTTCGCTCACGAATTGGTATCCTGCAACGCCGGATGATCGGAAGCATCATTGGGACAACGGCCAAGTTGGCAATCCCGTTCACGATTGCTGGATGGAGCTCAATGTAACGACCGATGGGCCGGTTCGTTTTGGTTATGCGGTCGTCGCGGGTATTGCCCCGCAGCCGGATGCAATTCCGAACATTGCGTATTGTACCAATTGGGCAGCCGCGCATTCGACCATCGATGGCCCGTGGTTCGTCGTACAAGCGGCTGGCGATCAGAATGCCGACGGCATCATGTCGCTATTTGCTTCCTCGTCGGCCACGAGCGAAATTTGCGTGGAACCTACGCACGGCGACGATGAATGA
- a CDS encoding PEGA domain-containing protein, whose product MADDKGSDLDVFEGLAKKGPRSTMPGMVPPPPAGGVRKGTLLGGIAPVPLPPPPGSAVAPLPPPPGTMPGPGMPSQRSAVPLPPPPGGPSSLPLPPPGSLPMPPPVASSSMPLPPPPGGAVPLPPPVGAMAAPMPPPVGAPPVADAAAAAQPGKGVDMDWDDEEESTHVFAGQNPNEVVAPAGPRPAAGMPAAGMPAMGAAAALLSSSGSSVRPAPLPPPQSMPLPSAVPLPSAVPMPSAVPLPSQVPMHPGAHPGAQTLASPSMPLPSMPPMSAPPHTTRSEATAVRHVPDLVGAMPQQQQASGGSKVGIIVSVLALLAVAGLAVFMLMPKKGTLKIDLQAKGGGAVDKAEIFVDGQKKCDITPCIVADLDPGARTVKVIVPGGGPVEPVTATVEAGKEVPVIVTIDTGAGSSTPPATANNATGIKILAATPNTKVFLDGTDKGTLPIDLADVKPGSHKLKFDAGDRYERLEQSVDVEAGKMKEIGPIKLKVLKGQIILTLVTEDAEVKLVNAKKVEKKIPEKEWKSQPVKIDLDPTEGWKLVATKKGMDDFTRDLAFDDGKAEAEIRIDLAAPKAEASSDSASGSASGSATGSASGSASDTGSASTGTTSTGTSSTGTSSTGTSASTSTKPADKPATGNGTLNINSIPVSKVVLDGRPLGSTPKVGISVPAGSHTVVFIHPEKGRKSVSVTVKAGETKTAAVKF is encoded by the coding sequence ATGGCCGATGATAAGGGCAGCGATTTGGACGTCTTCGAAGGACTCGCGAAGAAGGGTCCTCGCAGCACGATGCCGGGAATGGTACCTCCTCCACCGGCGGGTGGAGTTCGTAAGGGCACGCTGCTTGGTGGCATTGCGCCGGTACCGCTACCGCCGCCGCCGGGCAGTGCAGTCGCTCCGCTGCCGCCTCCGCCAGGCACCATGCCGGGTCCAGGCATGCCGTCACAACGCTCGGCAGTTCCGCTTCCGCCGCCACCTGGTGGACCTTCGTCGCTTCCACTTCCGCCACCCGGATCGCTGCCCATGCCGCCTCCGGTTGCATCGAGCTCGATGCCGCTGCCGCCACCTCCCGGGGGCGCGGTGCCGCTTCCGCCTCCGGTCGGCGCGATGGCTGCTCCTATGCCGCCTCCGGTAGGCGCTCCGCCCGTAGCCGATGCTGCCGCGGCAGCTCAACCGGGCAAAGGCGTCGACATGGACTGGGACGACGAAGAAGAGTCCACGCATGTCTTCGCAGGGCAGAATCCCAACGAGGTCGTTGCTCCCGCAGGACCGCGACCTGCTGCCGGCATGCCCGCGGCTGGAATGCCCGCCATGGGCGCCGCGGCGGCGCTCTTGTCGAGCTCGGGTAGCTCCGTTCGCCCTGCGCCGCTTCCGCCGCCTCAATCCATGCCGCTTCCATCGGCGGTGCCTCTGCCGTCAGCCGTTCCGATGCCTTCGGCGGTGCCGCTTCCGTCGCAAGTTCCCATGCATCCAGGAGCACACCCGGGCGCGCAAACGCTCGCGTCTCCATCGATGCCGCTGCCGTCGATGCCTCCCATGTCGGCACCGCCGCATACGACGCGCTCCGAAGCAACCGCCGTGCGTCACGTCCCCGATCTCGTCGGTGCGATGCCGCAACAGCAGCAAGCCTCGGGCGGAAGCAAGGTCGGCATCATCGTGTCGGTGTTGGCTCTGCTCGCCGTCGCTGGCTTGGCGGTCTTCATGCTCATGCCGAAGAAAGGCACGCTGAAGATCGACCTGCAGGCCAAGGGCGGAGGCGCGGTCGACAAGGCCGAGATCTTCGTCGACGGACAGAAGAAGTGCGACATCACGCCGTGCATCGTCGCGGATCTCGATCCCGGTGCCAGGACGGTCAAAGTCATCGTTCCAGGCGGCGGTCCTGTCGAGCCAGTGACGGCCACCGTCGAAGCCGGCAAGGAAGTGCCGGTGATCGTCACGATCGATACGGGCGCTGGTTCGTCGACGCCTCCCGCAACGGCGAACAACGCGACCGGCATCAAGATCCTCGCCGCTACGCCCAACACGAAGGTTTTTCTCGATGGAACCGACAAGGGCACGCTGCCCATCGACCTCGCGGACGTAAAGCCCGGCTCGCACAAGCTCAAGTTCGACGCTGGTGATCGTTACGAGCGTCTCGAACAGTCCGTCGACGTCGAAGCGGGCAAGATGAAGGAGATCGGCCCGATCAAGCTCAAGGTGCTGAAGGGTCAGATCATCCTCACGCTCGTGACCGAAGATGCCGAGGTCAAGCTCGTCAACGCCAAGAAGGTCGAGAAGAAAATTCCCGAGAAGGAATGGAAGAGCCAACCTGTCAAGATCGATCTCGATCCCACGGAAGGCTGGAAGCTCGTCGCCACGAAGAAGGGCATGGACGACTTCACGCGCGACCTCGCGTTCGACGACGGCAAAGCGGAAGCGGAGATCCGCATCGATCTCGCCGCTCCGAAGGCCGAAGCAAGCTCTGACAGTGCATCGGGTTCTGCGTCGGGCTCGGCCACGGGTTCTGCGTCGGGCTCGGCATCCGATACCGGCTCCGCGTCGACGGGCACCACATCGACGGGGACTTCGTCGACCGGAACATCCTCCACCGGCACATCCGCGTCGACTTCGACGAAACCGGCGGATAAACCTGCCACGGGCAACGGCACGCTCAACATCAACTCGATCCCCGTGTCCAAGGTCGTGCTCGATGGCCGCCCGCTTGGCAGCACGCCCAAGGTCGGCATCAGCGTTCCTGCTGGTTCGCACACCGTCGTCTTCATCCACCCCGAAAAGGGTAGGAAGAGCGTTTCCGTGACCGTCAAGGCGGGCGAAACCAAGACCGCCGCCGTCAAGTTCTAA
- a CDS encoding type II secretion system protein: protein MRAFSRYAKRGFTLVELMIVVAIIGVLAALAIFGVNRYLKSAKTSEAKNSVGRIARGAQEAYEREANSQEMVALGNTSAAASHALCLSSSPVPMDNSVPASRKYVPENIPDKDFNTGTASIGWKCLRFDMNDPIYYSYHYQKDGAYYGPTNGAAAIGTNGFEAAARGDLDADNVTSIFTLSGQVESTTGTLNRSTQVFIYEEFE, encoded by the coding sequence ATGCGTGCATTCAGCCGATACGCCAAGCGCGGTTTTACCCTCGTCGAACTCATGATCGTCGTCGCCATCATCGGCGTCCTCGCGGCCCTCGCCATCTTCGGCGTCAACCGCTACCTCAAGAGCGCAAAGACCTCCGAGGCGAAGAATTCGGTCGGTCGTATTGCTCGCGGTGCCCAGGAAGCTTACGAGCGTGAAGCCAACTCGCAGGAAATGGTTGCGCTCGGCAATACGTCGGCCGCAGCCAGCCACGCGCTCTGCCTGAGCTCCAGCCCCGTCCCCATGGACAATTCGGTTCCGGCCTCCAGGAAGTACGTCCCGGAAAACATTCCGGACAAAGATTTCAACACGGGCACGGCGAGCATCGGTTGGAAATGCCTGCGCTTCGACATGAACGACCCGATTTACTACTCGTACCATTACCAGAAGGACGGCGCCTATTACGGTCCGACAAACGGCGCCGCAGCAATCGGTACGAACGGCTTCGAAGCCGCTGCTCGTGGTGACCTCGATGCCGACAACGTCACCAGCATCTTCACGCTCTCCGGACAGGTCGAAAGCACAACGGGCACCTTGAACCGCTCGACGCAGGTCTTCATCTACGAAGAGTTCGAATGA
- the rimO gene encoding 30S ribosomal protein S12 methylthiotransferase RimO has product MPSRRIHFVSLGCPKNRVDSEVMLGVAKRAGYDHVADAEDADVIVVNTCGFIGEAKKESIDTIFEMARLKDEGHCQKLVVAGCLSQRHPDEIAAEMPEVDHVLGSSDMLALERVLSGQAERVLVGNPADWVVRASDPRALSTPSGSAYVKIAEGCNRTCSFCVIPKLRGLQRSRPVEDVVTEVEQLVAMGVREINLISQDTIAYGRDLPADKRASLSELVRRVADVSGVHWVRLFYLYPETITTELIELLAQHERVVPYVDMPLQHVADGMLRRMKRGHGGDRLRKLVTRMRTSIPDLVFRTAFIVGHPGETDDEFTELCDFVKWAEFDRVGVFRYSDEESSASEKLEGKVPARVAASRHRKLMSIQRKISHAKNAALIGRELEVLVEGTSDEHEYVLMGRHRGQAPDIDGQVYLSGGEAHAGEFRRVRITQASDYDLVGELFAEDESESTMPSPQKKPARRLRVVQTDGRILST; this is encoded by the coding sequence ATGCCTTCTCGCCGCATCCATTTCGTCAGCCTCGGATGTCCCAAAAATCGCGTCGATTCCGAAGTGATGCTCGGTGTCGCCAAACGCGCCGGATACGACCACGTAGCCGATGCCGAAGATGCCGACGTCATCGTCGTCAACACGTGCGGGTTCATCGGCGAAGCGAAGAAGGAATCCATCGACACGATCTTCGAGATGGCGCGGCTCAAGGACGAAGGTCACTGCCAAAAGCTCGTCGTCGCGGGGTGTTTGTCCCAGCGTCACCCCGACGAAATCGCCGCGGAAATGCCCGAAGTCGATCACGTGCTCGGTTCGAGCGACATGTTGGCACTCGAACGAGTATTGTCCGGACAAGCGGAGCGCGTGCTCGTCGGAAACCCGGCCGATTGGGTCGTTCGCGCGTCGGATCCGCGAGCCCTGTCGACGCCTTCGGGAAGCGCGTACGTCAAGATCGCCGAAGGCTGCAATCGGACGTGCTCGTTCTGCGTGATCCCGAAGCTGCGCGGGCTTCAGCGATCGCGCCCCGTGGAAGACGTCGTCACGGAAGTCGAACAGCTCGTGGCGATGGGCGTGCGCGAGATCAACCTGATCTCACAGGACACGATTGCGTACGGGCGAGACCTTCCAGCGGACAAGCGCGCTTCACTCAGCGAGCTCGTGCGGCGCGTAGCGGACGTATCCGGCGTGCATTGGGTGCGCTTGTTTTACCTCTACCCGGAGACCATCACGACCGAGCTCATCGAGCTCTTGGCGCAGCACGAGCGCGTCGTTCCGTACGTGGACATGCCTCTGCAACACGTAGCGGACGGCATGCTTCGCCGCATGAAGCGCGGCCATGGAGGCGATCGCTTGCGCAAGCTCGTCACGCGCATGCGCACGTCGATCCCGGACCTCGTCTTTCGTACGGCGTTCATCGTCGGTCACCCGGGGGAAACGGACGACGAATTCACCGAGCTGTGCGACTTCGTGAAGTGGGCCGAGTTCGATCGGGTCGGCGTGTTTCGCTATTCGGACGAGGAAAGTTCGGCCAGCGAAAAGTTGGAAGGCAAAGTACCTGCGCGCGTGGCCGCGAGTCGCCATCGGAAGCTGATGAGCATTCAGCGCAAGATTTCGCATGCGAAGAATGCCGCCCTCATTGGCCGGGAGCTCGAAGTGCTGGTGGAAGGCACGAGCGACGAGCACGAGTACGTGCTGATGGGCCGTCATCGAGGGCAAGCCCCGGACATCGACGGGCAGGTGTACTTGTCGGGAGGCGAGGCGCACGCTGGCGAATTTCGACGCGTACGCATCACGCAAGCGAGCGACTATGACCTCGTGGGCGAGCTTTTTGCCGAGGACGAGAGCGAGTCGACGATGCCCTCGCCGCAGAAGAAGCCGGCGCGGCGTTTGCGCGTGGTGCAAACCGATGGACGCATCCTGTCAACTTAG
- a CDS encoding FkbM family methyltransferase, with amino-acid sequence MPSMLAQTRLLAAELLRGVQARGVTRLQRALAPQPIISDIRGRQYAYPQDLGISTTWLGSPSSLIGWTVHFRGAYELGTLGVLAALLEPGDSVVEGGANEGYHTVFMAALVGRSGRVWAFEPNPLPRQTLEKNTTGTPQVTIRHEALAAEPAESRDFYVPRGDVPNQGLGGFAHNFTQPTEKVTVRIETVDRVIGDARVSLIKLDVQGFEHEVMAGAKDVVARDLPYVLFESIPGEQSGREVAAMLRGFGYSLWRVDERMHHPYFSLEPAGKLEAASNYLAMPPPRARKR; translated from the coding sequence TTGCCCTCGATGCTCGCGCAAACTCGACTCCTCGCCGCAGAGCTCCTTCGTGGCGTACAGGCGCGTGGAGTGACTCGCCTTCAGCGTGCTCTGGCTCCGCAACCGATCATCTCCGACATCCGCGGACGACAGTATGCGTACCCCCAGGATCTGGGCATTTCGACGACCTGGCTTGGATCTCCCTCGTCGCTCATCGGCTGGACGGTGCATTTTCGCGGGGCGTACGAGCTTGGAACGCTTGGCGTGCTCGCCGCGCTGCTCGAACCAGGGGATTCCGTGGTCGAAGGTGGGGCAAACGAAGGGTACCATACCGTTTTCATGGCGGCGCTCGTGGGGCGCAGTGGACGAGTGTGGGCGTTCGAGCCAAACCCATTACCTCGACAAACGCTGGAAAAGAACACGACGGGCACGCCACAGGTGACGATTCGGCACGAAGCATTGGCGGCCGAGCCTGCGGAATCGAGGGATTTTTATGTGCCTCGCGGGGACGTACCGAATCAAGGGTTGGGGGGCTTTGCGCACAATTTCACGCAGCCGACGGAAAAGGTCACGGTGCGCATCGAAACCGTGGATCGCGTGATTGGCGATGCCCGCGTGAGCCTCATCAAGCTGGACGTGCAGGGATTCGAGCACGAAGTGATGGCGGGCGCGAAAGACGTGGTCGCACGCGATCTCCCGTATGTTTTATTCGAATCGATACCGGGCGAGCAATCGGGCCGCGAAGTTGCGGCGATGTTGCGCGGTTTTGGGTATTCGTTGTGGCGCGTGGATGAACGGATGCATCATCCGTATTTTTCGCTGGAACCGGCGGGGAAACTCGAGGCGGCGAGCAATTATCTCGCGATGCCGCCGCCTCGAGCCCGCAAGCGTTAA
- a CDS encoding sigma-54-dependent Fis family transcriptional regulator, producing the protein MAAMPLHAHAGPTKVLVVDDEPAMRQVLEIAFRRQGLEVVAAPGVRTAIEALQQNPQPFPLVITDLLMPDGSGIDVLSAAKTRSAATEVIVMTAHSTVDSAIDAMKKGAYDFVTKPFSPAEMLALSQKALEKTVIQLENQSLKAHISRLEPSTRELFTSPAMAKVAEIVEKVAPTRTTVLITGESGTGKERVARALHQRSDRVSGPFIVVNCGALPEALMESELFGHEKGSFTGAGARTLGLFREADGGTLLLDEVGELPASLQIKLLRVLQERRVRPVGASTEVPVDVRVLAATNRDVEADVRDKKFREDLYYRLNVIRIELPPLRKRTGEVPRLAQWFVQRFANEFSKDVRGLTPDALRVLDAYAFPGNVRELENMMERAVALASGPAIGLGDLPPAVSGLSASPAPFLWQLPPDGCDLDDVLGELERRLILQALERAGGVRKMAAKSLGISFRSLRYRLTKHGLDSGVGSDDDDEGEGAISGSGVSSGRRETSLKTTSQ; encoded by the coding sequence ATGGCCGCCATGCCTCTACATGCCCACGCTGGGCCGACGAAGGTCCTGGTCGTCGATGACGAGCCTGCAATGAGGCAGGTGCTCGAAATCGCCTTTCGTCGTCAGGGGCTCGAAGTGGTGGCGGCCCCGGGCGTCCGAACGGCGATCGAGGCATTGCAGCAAAATCCCCAGCCTTTTCCGCTCGTGATCACCGACTTGCTCATGCCCGACGGCTCGGGCATCGATGTCCTCTCGGCGGCAAAGACGCGCAGCGCGGCGACCGAGGTCATCGTGATGACGGCGCACTCGACGGTCGACAGTGCGATCGATGCCATGAAAAAGGGGGCATATGATTTCGTCACGAAACCATTTTCGCCCGCGGAAATGCTCGCATTATCCCAAAAAGCCCTCGAAAAAACCGTCATTCAGCTCGAAAATCAAAGCCTCAAGGCGCACATTTCGCGTCTCGAGCCTTCCACGCGCGAGCTTTTCACGAGCCCTGCAATGGCAAAGGTCGCTGAAATCGTGGAAAAGGTCGCTCCCACGCGTACGACCGTGCTCATCACGGGCGAAAGTGGAACGGGCAAAGAGCGCGTGGCGCGGGCGCTGCATCAGCGCAGTGATCGCGTAAGTGGCCCATTCATCGTGGTCAACTGCGGAGCGCTCCCCGAAGCGCTCATGGAAAGCGAATTGTTTGGGCACGAAAAAGGCTCATTTACGGGAGCAGGTGCGCGAACGCTCGGTCTTTTCCGCGAAGCCGATGGCGGCACCCTATTGCTGGACGAAGTCGGTGAATTGCCAGCATCGCTTCAAATCAAGCTTCTTCGGGTGCTGCAAGAACGTCGCGTGCGTCCGGTTGGAGCAAGCACCGAGGTCCCGGTCGACGTGCGCGTTCTTGCCGCGACGAACCGCGATGTCGAAGCGGACGTGCGGGACAAGAAATTCCGCGAAGATCTTTATTATCGACTCAATGTCATTCGCATCGAGCTTCCGCCCTTGCGCAAACGAACGGGAGAAGTGCCGCGCCTAGCGCAATGGTTCGTGCAGCGTTTTGCGAATGAATTCAGCAAAGACGTTCGAGGACTCACGCCCGATGCATTACGAGTGCTCGATGCATATGCATTTCCGGGTAACGTCAGGGAGCTCGAAAACATGATGGAGCGCGCCGTGGCGCTCGCGTCCGGACCGGCCATTGGGCTCGGCGACTTGCCGCCTGCGGTGAGCGGATTGTCGGCGAGTCCCGCGCCATTTTTATGGCAACTGCCCCCGGACGGATGTGATCTCGACGATGTGCTCGGAGAGCTCGAGCGGCGGCTCATCTTGCAGGCCCTCGAACGAGCCGGGGGCGTGCGCAAGATGGCAGCGAAATCGCTCGGCATCTCATTTCGATCGTTACGTTACCGCCTCACGAAGCACGGGCTCGATTCCGGCGTTGGATCGGATGACGACGATGAGGGGGAAGGCGCGATCTCGGGTTCTGGCGTATCGAGTGGCCGCCGAGAAACGTCACTGAAGACGACCTCGCAGTGA
- the carA gene encoding glutamine-hydrolyzing carbamoyl-phosphate synthase small subunit: MSGERAYLCLADGTVFEGIACGAPGVSVGEVVFTTGMTGYQEVLTDPSYCGQIVTMTAPEIGNTGINAEDDESISSTPHVAGFVVRDLSTISSNYRATETLDQYLVKHGIVAISGIDTRLLTRTIRDRGAQNGAIGKAPPEELIRRARQAPPMEGLDLVERVSVREPREWTETSGSFGVIRPSPCAEGRHVVCLDLGVKRNILRSLADIGCRITVVPARTTADEILALEPDGVFISNGPGDPAAVSYAIDTVRALVGKKPMFGICLGHQILALAVGGKTYKLKFGHRGINQPVKDLETGRIEITTQNHGFAVDLASLGGKARTTHVHLDDGTSEGLELPELGAFSVQYHPEAAAGPHDAFYLFERFATRFAS; this comes from the coding sequence ATGAGCGGAGAACGAGCCTATCTGTGCCTCGCCGATGGCACCGTGTTCGAGGGAATCGCGTGCGGCGCGCCCGGCGTGAGCGTCGGCGAAGTCGTCTTCACCACGGGCATGACGGGCTACCAAGAAGTGCTGACCGATCCGTCCTATTGCGGACAAATCGTCACCATGACGGCGCCCGAAATCGGCAACACCGGCATCAATGCCGAAGACGACGAAAGCATCTCGTCGACGCCTCACGTGGCCGGGTTTGTCGTGCGAGACCTATCGACCATCTCGTCGAATTATCGAGCCACCGAAACGCTCGACCAGTACCTCGTCAAACATGGCATCGTCGCGATCTCCGGCATCGATACACGTCTGCTCACCCGCACGATTCGTGATCGCGGCGCGCAAAACGGAGCGATCGGAAAAGCCCCACCGGAAGAGCTCATTCGCCGAGCGCGCCAAGCGCCCCCCATGGAAGGACTCGACTTGGTCGAACGCGTCAGCGTGCGCGAGCCCCGCGAGTGGACCGAGACATCGGGATCGTTCGGCGTGATTCGCCCAAGCCCATGCGCCGAAGGACGTCACGTGGTTTGTCTCGACCTCGGCGTCAAACGAAACATCCTGCGATCACTCGCCGACATCGGATGTCGCATCACGGTCGTACCTGCGCGAACGACGGCCGACGAAATCCTCGCCCTCGAACCCGATGGAGTGTTCATTTCCAACGGGCCAGGTGACCCCGCAGCCGTGTCGTACGCAATCGACACCGTCCGAGCGCTCGTTGGCAAAAAGCCCATGTTCGGGATTTGTCTTGGCCACCAAATCTTGGCGCTCGCCGTGGGAGGCAAGACGTACAAGCTCAAGTTCGGACATCGAGGGATCAACCAGCCCGTGAAAGACCTCGAAACGGGGCGCATCGAGATCACCACGCAAAACCACGGCTTTGCCGTCGACCTCGCTTCCCTCGGAGGCAAGGCTCGCACGACCCACGTTCACCTCGACGACGGCACCAGCGAAGGCCTCGAGCTCCCCGAGCTCGGAGCATTTTCGGTCCAATATCATCCCGAGGCGGCTGCGGGACCGCACGATGCGTTTTACTTGTTCGAGCGTTTCGCGACTCGATTTGCTTCATGA
- a CDS encoding tetratricopeptide repeat protein has product MGLQASENDTKTSEPRPKTWRPRAEHLIWLPALVAFVIYLPTLNHEGVIDDRLLILENPYLAKASGLFELWTQDLWEASAMHSSTQYYRPLPMTLYWMQIMLLGPKLWWLRLGNILIFAGTAALLPRLILRTHPKLGIPIATIISLCWALHPLNSEAVIWLSGRFDTLVLFFSVAALMANTHARKNILFPLFLALALLTKEVGIVLFPAVVLADIVQHGGLRSSVKAEGVKWLASLVVVGLYLALRRSLGIYGATDVLFGMSPSVFLSGLADLALTYTRLTFVPLGLDVHHWSVTRSLSTGLIVLGMFVAAFVGSFVYSWKRKKGAIIAACTLGCSSLMLAANVGPSQNVFGDRFWSLLGIGLVLVVSEAIETRAPIRRIWMVPSIAASVVLGMLTVLRGTDWQSEERMADRALEQEPDHPHWLMISSRHLLRRGFVDDARTTLERLIKIQPDMAKAHNALCVVELRSNRLEQAERECRSATRLSPDNASAWVNLASVHVNARRYEETREAAEKALSIQPKNPEAEYLLSLVHANLGAFDVAEQHVQRGLALSPDHKGLRKLEAQLAARRRQP; this is encoded by the coding sequence ATGGGTCTGCAAGCATCCGAAAACGATACGAAAACCAGCGAACCTCGACCAAAAACGTGGAGGCCGCGTGCAGAGCATCTGATCTGGCTCCCGGCGCTCGTTGCTTTTGTGATTTACTTGCCGACGCTGAACCACGAAGGCGTCATCGACGACCGATTGCTCATCCTCGAAAACCCTTACCTTGCCAAGGCGTCGGGGTTGTTCGAGCTGTGGACGCAGGACCTCTGGGAGGCCAGCGCAATGCACTCGTCCACCCAATACTACCGGCCGTTGCCCATGACGCTGTATTGGATGCAGATCATGCTCCTCGGGCCGAAGCTTTGGTGGTTACGCCTTGGAAATATATTGATTTTTGCGGGAACCGCCGCACTTTTGCCGCGTTTGATCCTTCGAACCCATCCCAAGCTCGGAATCCCAATCGCGACCATCATTTCGCTTTGCTGGGCGCTGCACCCGCTCAATAGCGAAGCCGTCATTTGGTTGTCGGGTCGCTTCGATACGCTCGTTCTTTTCTTTTCCGTGGCGGCGCTCATGGCCAATACGCATGCTCGAAAGAATATCCTTTTTCCGCTATTTCTGGCGCTTGCGCTCCTCACGAAAGAAGTCGGTATCGTACTTTTTCCTGCCGTCGTCCTCGCCGACATCGTGCAGCATGGAGGTTTGCGTTCGAGCGTGAAGGCCGAGGGCGTCAAATGGCTCGCGTCGCTCGTCGTGGTCGGGCTCTATTTGGCATTGCGTCGCAGTTTGGGCATCTACGGAGCGACCGACGTGCTTTTTGGCATGTCTCCGTCCGTTTTTCTCTCCGGACTCGCCGATCTCGCGCTGACGTATACGCGGCTCACGTTCGTGCCTCTGGGCTTGGACGTGCATCATTGGAGCGTGACGCGATCGCTTTCCACTGGATTGATCGTGCTCGGGATGTTCGTCGCGGCATTCGTGGGCAGCTTCGTGTATTCGTGGAAGCGCAAAAAAGGTGCAATCATCGCGGCATGCACGCTCGGCTGCTCGTCGCTGATGCTCGCGGCCAACGTTGGACCGTCACAAAACGTCTTCGGTGATCGCTTTTGGTCGCTTTTGGGAATTGGTCTCGTGCTCGTGGTGAGCGAAGCCATCGAAACACGAGCGCCCATTCGTCGCATTTGGATGGTTCCAAGCATTGCAGCATCGGTCGTCTTGGGGATGCTCACGGTTTTACGGGGAACCGATTGGCAGTCGGAAGAACGCATGGCCGATCGCGCGCTCGAACAAGAGCCGGATCATCCGCATTGGCTCATGATTTCGTCGCGGCACCTGCTCCGTCGAGGTTTCGTGGACGATGCGCGCACGACGCTCGAACGACTCATCAAAATCCAACCAGACATGGCCAAGGCGCATAATGCATTGTGCGTCGTCGAATTGCGAAGCAATCGGCTCGAGCAGGCGGAACGTGAATGCCGCAGTGCAACGCGGTTGTCTCCCGACAATGCATCGGCGTGGGTGAACCTCGCGAGCGTGCACGTCAATGCGCGACGTTACGAGGAGACGCGCGAGGCTGCGGAGAAGGCGCTTTCGATTCAGCCGAAAAATCCGGAAGCCGAATACCTGCTCAGCCTGGTGCATGCGAACTTGGGCGCTTTCGACGTTGCGGAACAACATGTGCAGCGCGGTCTCGCGCTGTCGCCGGATCACAAAGGATTGCGCAAGCTCGAAGCCCAATTGGCGGCGCGACGACGCCAACCGTGA